In a genomic window of Anoxybacter fermentans:
- a CDS encoding sulfurtransferase, with amino-acid sequence MVLVALIGAYYFLKAPAKEVSINESKYSKYANPKALISPKELKEMLGRDDVVIVDFRRSAKYMLEHIPGAVNAWRSEEENPDHQYGGMRATPEQFKNFLESKGISNDTTVVIYDEKGDYDAARMWWIMALYGHDLEKIRLLDGGLPAWKGSGYETTTAKPKIKRGHYVMDESKFRMELLAEVDEVIAELNNKNTVILDTRSWEEYTGATLKRGASRKGRIPGAPWIEWKEAVNEDWTFKSYDELKALYEAKGVTPDKKIIPYCQSAVRSAHTTFVLTQLLGYKNVKNYDGSWIEWSARKDLPIETGE; translated from the coding sequence GTGGTTCTGGTAGCTTTAATCGGTGCGTACTATTTTCTTAAGGCTCCAGCAAAAGAAGTTTCCATTAATGAAAGTAAGTACAGCAAATATGCAAATCCCAAGGCTTTAATCAGTCCTAAAGAATTAAAAGAAATGTTAGGTCGTGATGATGTGGTTATTGTTGACTTTAGAAGAAGTGCTAAATATATGTTGGAGCACATTCCAGGAGCTGTTAATGCCTGGAGAAGTGAAGAGGAAAATCCTGATCATCAATATGGTGGAATGAGAGCTACTCCAGAGCAGTTTAAAAACTTTCTTGAGAGCAAAGGAATTAGTAATGATACCACTGTAGTTATCTATGATGAAAAAGGTGACTATGATGCTGCCCGGATGTGGTGGATTATGGCTCTTTATGGTCATGATCTTGAAAAAATTCGTCTCTTAGATGGTGGTTTGCCGGCCTGGAAAGGTAGTGGTTATGAAACTACTACAGCTAAACCAAAAATTAAACGCGGTCATTACGTAATGGATGAGAGCAAATTCCGTATGGAATTGTTGGCTGAAGTGGACGAAGTAATTGCTGAATTAAATAATAAAAATACCGTTATTCTGGACACCCGTTCTTGGGAGGAGTATACAGGTGCTACACTGAAAAGGGGTGCTTCCCGCAAAGGTCGGATTCCCGGTGCGCCCTGGATAGAGTGGAAAGAGGCAGTAAATGAAGATTGGACTTTCAAGAGCTATGATGAATTAAAGGCTCTATATGAAGCTAAAGGAGTAACTCCTGACAAAAAGATTATCCCCTATTGCCAGTCAGCAGTTCGCTCTGCTCATACAACTTTTGTTTTAACTCAGTTATTGGGTTATAAAAATGTTAAAAACTATGATGGTTCCTGGATTGAATGGTCTGCCCGTAAAGATTTACCAATTGAGACAGGTGAATAA
- a CDS encoding TVP38/TMEM64 family protein has product MSEKKNNKLKLVIIVGVLAIIIFLLKRYGVFEYMKDFRAIKEWIDGFGVWGPVVYILVYIACCLFFLPGLPITIVGGLVFGSIWGTIYVSIGSTIGASLAFLIARYAARDMVESWVANNPQFKKIDEGVEKQGWRMLMITRLVPIFPFNLQNFAYGLTKIKFSTYVLVSWICMLPGTIAYVFAAGSLSSGQGDIKKTLIYLGIAAVFFVILSLIPGWIKKKYDLDETVAK; this is encoded by the coding sequence ATGTCAGAAAAAAAGAATAATAAGCTGAAATTGGTCATCATTGTTGGTGTTTTAGCAATCATCATTTTCTTGTTGAAACGTTATGGTGTTTTTGAATATATGAAGGATTTCAGGGCTATTAAGGAGTGGATTGATGGTTTTGGAGTCTGGGGTCCTGTTGTTTACATTCTTGTATATATAGCATGTTGTCTTTTCTTTTTACCTGGTCTTCCCATTACTATAGTAGGTGGTCTGGTATTTGGTTCTATCTGGGGTACTATTTATGTTTCCATTGGCTCAACTATTGGTGCTTCTCTTGCTTTTCTTATTGCACGGTATGCTGCAAGAGATATGGTTGAAAGCTGGGTAGCTAATAATCCTCAATTTAAAAAGATTGATGAAGGTGTAGAAAAGCAAGGCTGGCGGATGCTTATGATTACCCGTCTGGTCCCTATTTTCCCCTTTAATTTACAAAACTTTGCTTATGGTTTGACAAAAATTAAGTTCAGCACCTATGTACTGGTCTCCTGGATTTGTATGCTTCCTGGAACTATAGCCTATGTATTTGCTGCAGGTTCTCTATCCAGCGGTCAGGGAGATATTAAAAAGACATTGATTTATCTGGGAATTGCTGCAGTATTCTTTGTAATTCTATCCCTGATTCCAGGGTGGATTAAAAAGAAATATGATCTGGATGAGACAGTAGCAAAATAA
- a CDS encoding DUF1540 domain-containing protein produces MPHEHSPKVKCVVNTCTHYVPGDLCGAANIDVIHEEEGKMSKNSEQTQCKTFQIRSSFSNILGSLDNVNLTGALSEPFISGTQLTPSVTCIVDSCKYWDKGDLCGAEKIYISGRDADECQDTNCATYLPNNEG; encoded by the coding sequence ATGCCCCATGAACACAGTCCAAAGGTAAAATGTGTTGTAAATACCTGTACTCATTATGTTCCCGGTGATTTATGCGGTGCAGCCAATATTGATGTGATACATGAAGAAGAAGGAAAGATGTCTAAGAATTCAGAACAGACCCAGTGTAAGACCTTTCAGATAAGATCCAGTTTTAGCAATATACTGGGGTCTTTAGATAATGTAAATCTGACCGGTGCATTAAGTGAACCTTTTATTTCTGGTACACAGTTAACTCCATCTGTAACCTGTATTGTTGATTCCTGCAAATATTGGGATAAGGGGGATCTATGCGGAGCAGAAAAAATATATATTAGTGGAAGAGATGCAGATGAGTGTCAGGATACCAACTGTGCAACTTATCTTCCTAATAATGAAGGTTAG
- a CDS encoding DEAD/DEAH box helicase family protein — translation MSLKSIPLIGTYRTSDNDLLSEFYIPCLANSIKYDRAVGYFNSSILNYISNGLYQFILNNGKMRLVCGVELSNQDFQAIKEGYSYRKIIEQNLNKQVDLLLENHDQANIKNLCWLIKTGNLDIKIAIRKLDDLNIDINNINIIYHEKFGIFTDSLGNKVVFAGSLNESANGWIYNFESFDVFWSWQKEFVDRVQDRVDYFERLWANITPNVQVYEFPKAVKEKLIEVAPSEPIDKVYPLKVLIRNEKKKKIIPRDYQLQAVKKWKENNYKGLFEMATGTGKTITAILCAEEFIKDHCSTLVIIVCPYQHLVDQWRRELNKFNYEVLCCYQNKNLWENKLINNIVDLNIGLSKYKFVITTSATASMEPFQRALKRIRSGVNVLLIGDEAHNLGARCRQLILKDDFSGRIGLSATPRRWYDEAGTEVLYKYFDKVVFTYNLKDAIEKGNLTPYEYYPILVEFNEEEFEKYEKLSSKIAKLLSSGVPEDDESLKRLMMQRANIVNNVENKMKEFLKLLKQDKDLTYTLVYTSPGQIEKVQNVLAEQNIFYQRFTARESNKERKKILKLFSDGDVSVLVAMHCLDEGVDIPAIKKAFILASSTNPKEFIQRRGRVLRKHPGKEKAIIYDFIAIPPLGFKVSPATRSIVKRELARFKEFADLACNKYQARSIVFDLANYYNLLDEV, via the coding sequence ATGAGTTTAAAAAGTATTCCTTTGATTGGTACTTATAGAACAAGTGATAATGACCTTCTTTCAGAATTTTATATCCCTTGTCTTGCTAATTCTATAAAATATGACAGAGCTGTGGGTTATTTTAATTCATCTATTTTAAATTACATTTCGAACGGATTGTATCAATTTATTTTAAATAATGGAAAAATGAGATTAGTCTGTGGAGTAGAATTATCAAATCAGGATTTTCAGGCAATAAAAGAGGGGTATAGTTACAGAAAAATTATTGAACAAAATTTAAATAAGCAGGTGGATTTATTATTAGAAAATCATGACCAAGCAAATATAAAAAACCTATGTTGGTTAATTAAAACGGGGAATTTAGATATTAAGATTGCAATTAGAAAATTGGATGATTTAAATATTGACATAAATAATATAAATATAATTTATCATGAAAAATTTGGAATTTTCACAGATTCATTAGGTAATAAAGTGGTATTTGCAGGGTCGCTTAATGAATCAGCCAATGGGTGGATATATAATTTTGAATCTTTTGACGTTTTTTGGAGCTGGCAAAAAGAATTTGTTGATAGAGTTCAAGATAGAGTTGATTATTTTGAACGACTTTGGGCAAATATTACTCCTAATGTTCAAGTATATGAGTTTCCAAAAGCAGTGAAAGAAAAGTTGATAGAAGTAGCACCATCTGAGCCTATAGATAAAGTTTATCCTTTAAAAGTTTTAATTAGAAATGAGAAAAAGAAAAAAATTATCCCACGGGATTATCAATTACAAGCTGTTAAAAAATGGAAAGAAAATAACTATAAAGGTTTATTTGAGATGGCTACCGGTACAGGTAAAACTATTACAGCGATTTTATGTGCTGAAGAATTTATAAAAGATCATTGTTCTACATTAGTTATTATTGTGTGTCCATATCAGCATTTAGTTGATCAATGGAGACGAGAATTAAATAAATTTAATTATGAAGTTTTATGTTGTTATCAAAATAAAAATTTATGGGAGAATAAATTGATTAATAATATTGTTGATTTAAATATTGGATTATCTAAATATAAATTTGTTATTACCACATCTGCTACAGCCTCAATGGAGCCATTTCAAAGAGCTCTTAAAAGGATTAGATCTGGAGTAAATGTACTTTTAATTGGAGATGAAGCTCATAATCTTGGTGCTAGGTGTCGACAATTAATTCTTAAAGATGATTTTTCTGGTAGAATTGGGCTTAGTGCTACTCCACGAAGATGGTATGATGAGGCTGGTACAGAAGTTTTATATAAATATTTTGATAAGGTAGTTTTTACTTATAACCTTAAAGATGCCATTGAAAAAGGTAATTTAACTCCGTATGAATATTATCCTATTTTGGTTGAATTTAATGAAGAAGAATTTGAAAAGTATGAAAAATTATCATCAAAAATTGCAAAATTATTATCAAGTGGTGTACCAGAAGATGATGAAAGTTTGAAAAGATTAATGATGCAAAGAGCGAATATAGTGAATAATGTAGAAAACAAAATGAAAGAATTTTTAAAGTTATTAAAACAAGATAAGGATTTAACATATACTTTAGTTTATACTTCGCCAGGTCAAATAGAAAAAGTACAGAATGTACTTGCTGAACAAAACATATTTTATCAAAGATTCACAGCAAGAGAAAGTAATAAAGAACGAAAAAAGATTCTCAAGTTATTTTCAGATGGGGATGTTAGTGTTTTAGTTGCTATGCATTGTCTTGATGAAGGAGTAGATATACCTGCTATAAAAAAAGCATTTATTTTAGCAAGTAGTACTAATCCAAAGGAGTTTATTCAGCGTCGTGGACGAGTTTTACGTAAACACCCTGGAAAGGAAAAGGCAATTATTTATGATTTTATTGCCATTCCGCCTTTAGGATTTAAGGTTTCACCAGCTACACGGTCTATTGTAAAACGCGAATTAGCTCGATTTAAAGAATTTGCTGATTTAGCTTGTAATAAATATCAAGCTAGGAGTATTGTTTTTGATTTGGCTAATTATTACAATCTTTTAGATGAGGTGTGA